In Paenibacillus xylanilyticus, the genomic window ACCGAGCCCTGTCCCGTCATTTTCCAGTGGTAGTTCATATGCTGACTGGCGAGATTATTTCCATACACCGTGAGTTCCAGCTTGGCATTCTCGGGATAGGCTATGATGCTGCCTGCATCTACGTATAGCGGGGCGGTTGGGTGTAATTCCTGCTGGCAGACCTGGCCTTGGGTTAACAGTCCAATTTTGCCTTTGCCTGAGAATTTCATTTTGACAGCATCCTGAGTGATCAGCATGTTCTTAATCTTCTGGATCTTGGTATGCATGTTCACTCCGTCTGAGTAAAAGAAGAGATGCCGAAAATCGTACAGCAAATCACTTTCCTCGGTGAGCTCCACTTCCTTCATGGTAAAGCCGGGAGGGAGGGCAGCCACAAATTGGCAGGGGCCGGTAATTTCGGATTTGATCAGCTTTTTTTTGCGAACCATGCCTGAGATGTTCATAAACTTGTCATTGCGGCTGCTGCACGATCCGCGAAAGGCAACGATTTGCTGTGGATGCAAAATATGAAGCCGGTCATTCTGGACCAGCGAGAAGGTTACCACTTGTCCAGCTCCGCCAGCCTCGGCAGTGTTCAGGTGTATGTGCATGTGCTTGCTCCTGTTCTTTTAGGCTCGGCCCGAACGACGACGCATTCCCCAGCGCATCACGCGAATCAGAACAAAATAGCCTA contains:
- a CDS encoding AIM24 family protein — its product is MHIHLNTAEAGGAGQVVTFSLVQNDRLHILHPQQIVAFRGSCSSRNDKFMNISGMVRKKKLIKSEITGPCQFVAALPPGFTMKEVELTEESDLLYDFRHLFFYSDGVNMHTKIQKIKNMLITQDAVKMKFSGKGKIGLLTQGQVCQQELHPTAPLYVDAGSIIAYPENAKLELTVYGNNLASQHMNYHWKMTGQGSVLFQAGRENSRLERDLNDEGLFKRILKEVIPFGNVIIK